A genomic window from Fusarium oxysporum Fo47 chromosome X, complete sequence includes:
- a CDS encoding major facilitator superfamily domain-containing protein, producing the protein MSEPQQSQPSQDEQPNEKDSVGARLQPVETGASYEPPPMKTLQRRLVVLSLCLTLFLCALDTTILATALPTIGKELHVSAREYAWIGSSYTLSTTAVTPVWAKVSDIVGRKVSMMTSTGLFMAGSLICALASSSGMLIGGRTVQGLGGGGCMVLITILIGDLFPLKDRAKYYGITGIVFGVAGAIGPVLGGVFSQTVTWRWCFYINLPFEGIALIGLFFLLKVDIEKEPLVDGLRSLDWPGFAFIIGGTICFLYGLEAGSGGLAPWNSAFVICLLVFGVVILALFMVWEAKFAKNPIIPIRIFQSTTNIAAFAVANLHSFIFIACDYFLPLYFQVVLGFSPIISGVTLFPLILPMSISTGVGGLIVRKTGNYKLIILVGAALMTLGIGLFISLGQRKEWPKLVIAEVIAGLGCGVLFQNPMIALQTHVRQRDMAATMSAYTFMRGLFVSISIVVGTVFIQRTVHGGNLTAVSSDKAQGETDKHGYVSGLRVMWAFYTALCGLMLVSAVFIKPKPVKVEEVSSEAASEAQQSDKC; encoded by the exons ATGTCAGAGCCTCAACAGTCACAGCCATCTCAAGATGAACAGCCAAACGAGAAGGACTCTGTGGGCGCGCGCCTCCAGCCCGTTGAGACGGGTGCATCGTACGAGCCTCCGCCGATGAAGACACTTCAGCGGCGTCTTGTTgttctttctctttgcttGACGCTGTTCCTCTGTGCATTGGATACTACTATCTTGGCAACGGCACTTCCGACTATTGGTAAAGAACTACATGTATCAGCTCGCGAATATGCCTGGATTGGGTCCTCGTACACCCTGTCCACGACAGCGGTGACGCCTGTATGGGCAAAGGTGTCTGACATCGTCGGTCGAAAGGTTAGCATGATGACTTCCACTGGTCTTTTCATGGCCGGGAGTCTCATTTGTGCTTTGGCGAGCTCAAGTGGCATGTTAATCGGAGGAAGAACTGTCCAGGGTCTTGGAG GTGGCGGCTGTATGGTGCTAATAACTATTCTGATCGGAGATCTGTTTCCTCTGAAAGATCGTGCCAAATACTATGGCATAACAGGAATAGTGTTTGGCGTGGCTGGAGCCATTGGACCCGTGCTGGGTGGTGTCTTCTCTCAGACAGTGACATGGAGATGGTGCT TCTACATCAACTTACCCTTTGAGGGTATTGCACTGATTGGgctgttcttcttgctcaaGGTCGACATTGAGAAGGAACCTCTCGTTGACGGACTTCGCAGCCTCGACTGGCCTGGATTTGCGTTCATCATTGGCGGCACAATTTGCTTCCTTTACGGACTTGAAGCTGGCTCAGGTGGACTTGCGCCCTGGAACTCTGCGTTTGTTATCTGCCTCTTGGTCTTTGGAGTCGTCATCTTGGCACTCTTCATGGTCTGGGAAGCGAAGTTTGCCAAAAATCCCATCATTCCTATCAGAATCTTCCAGAGCACCACCAATATCGCCGCCTTCGCCGTCGCTAACCTTCACTCGTTCATTTTCATTGCCTGCGATTACTTCTTGCCGCTGTACTTCCAAGTCGTTCTGGGCTTTTCGCCAATCATATCCGGAGTCACGCTTTTCCCTCTGATCCTCCCGATGTCTATCTCAACTGGTGTCGGAGGACTGATCGTGAGAAAAACCGGCAACTACAAGCTTATTATCTTGGTGGGTGCCGCGCTGATGACTTTGGGGATCGGTCTCTTCATTAGCCTTGGTCAACGCAAGGAATGGCCTAAGCTAGTCATAGCAGAGGTTATCGCAGGTCTCGGCTGCGGTGTACTCTTCCAGAACCCTATGATCGCTCTTCAAACGCATGTCCGCCAGAGAGATATGGCGGCGACTATGTCAGCGTACACATTTATGCGTGGCCTTTTTGTCTCGATATCAATTGTTGTTGGAACGGTCTTTATCCAGCGTACTGTTCACGGTGGCAACTTGACTGCTGTGTCTAGTGACAAGGCGCAGGGTGAGACTGACAAGCATGGGTATGTCAGTGGTTTACGTGTTATGTGGGCATTCTACACTGCTTTGTGCGGACTGATGCTTGTGTCGGCTGTTTTCATCAAACCAAAGCCAGTGAAGGTGGAGGAAGTCAGTAGTGAGGCAGCAAGTGAGGCTCAGCAGAGCGATAAGTGTTGA
- a CDS encoding major facilitator superfamily domain-containing protein, with product MSDAENIEVPARTRIPYWRLVADQAGITPEVQNYKYDGSGTEEDPYRVKWIPNDPRNPMTFSLVKKWFITMTVALTTLAVALVSSAYTGGIREIIMEFHISQEVATLGVSLFVLGFAIGPLLWAPLSEMFGRQYLFIGTYAALTAFNSGCAGAQNAQTLIVLRFFAGAFGSSPLTNAGGTIADMFPASQRGLAMAIFAAAPFLGPVLGPIIGGFLGMNAGWRWVMGFLGAFSGALWIVGTLLVPETYAPVLLRRRASKLSKITGHVYVSQIDYERGKVTLTESFKTALSRPWILLFKEPIVLLLSIYMAIVYGTLYMLFGAFPIVYQQNRGWNSGVGGLAFLGIMVGMLLAIAYTIPQNKRYIKIEEKNGGFAPPEARLPACLIGSVCLPIGLFWFAWTNDPSIHWMASIAAGVPFGFGMVLVFLSVMNYLIDSYTIFAASVLAANSVLRSLFGAAFPLFTSYMYQDLGIHWASSVPAFLALACVPFPFLFYKYGASIREKCKFAAQSAAFMRKLQNDAAPSSEEEKNDETIPEEENFDDDASTEVEEPAYAPITASRTHHSVRSHASRASRASRASMASRRRSYEGNPYDIDRVNTKQSFT from the coding sequence ATGAGCGACGCGGAAAACATCGAAGTCCCTGCGCGGACAAGAATACCCTACTGGCGATTGGTCGCTGACCAGGCTGGCATCACACCAGAGGTTCAAAATTACAAGTACGATGGCTCAGGTACTGAGGAAGATCCCTATCGTGTGAAATGGATTCCCAACGATCCCCGAAACCCTATGACCTTTAGCTTGGTCAAGAAATGGTTCATCACTATGACCGTCGCTCTCACAACCCTTGCTGTCGCGCTTGTGTCGTCGGCTTATACAGGTGGTATCCGTGAGATCATCATGGAATTCCACATCAGCCAAGAGGTAGCTACCCTGGGTGTGTCACTCTTCGTCTTGGGTTTCGCAATTGGTCCCCTTCTCTGGGCCCCTCTCAGTGAGATGTTCGGTCGTCAATACCTCTTCATCGGTACCTATGCCGCCCTCACTGCCTTCAACTCTGGCTGCGCGGGCGCACAAAATGCCCAGACCCTGATCGTCCTCCGTTTCTTCGCTGGCGCTTTCGGCTCATCACCTCTCACCAACGCCGGTGGTACCATCGCCGACATGTTCCCTGCCTCTCAGCGTGGTCTcgccatggccatcttcgCTGCTGCTCCCTTCCTCGGACCCGTCCTTGGCCCCATCATTGGAGGCTTCCTCGGCATGAACGCTGGTTGGCGCTGGGTCATGGGCTTCCTCGGTGCCTTCTCTGGTGCTCTCTGGATTGTCGGTACTCTCTTGGTCCCCGAGACATACGCCCCCGTCCTTCTCCGACGACGTGCCTCCAAGCTTTCCAAGATCACAGGACATGTCTACGTCAGCCAGATTGACTATGAGCGTGGTAAGGTTACTCTTACCGAGTCTTTCAAGACTGCCCTGTCGCGACCCTGGATCTTGCTCTTCAAGGAGCCTAttgtccttctcctctccaTCTACATGGCTATCGTCTACGGTACCCTCTACATGCTTTTCGGTGCTTTCCCTATTGTGTACCAGCAGAACCGCGGCTGGAACTCTGGTGTCGGCGGCCTGGCCTTCCTTGGCATCATGGTCGGCATGCTCTTGGCTATCGCATACACCATCCCCCAGAACAAGCGCTacatcaagatcgaggagaagaacgGTGGCTTCGCCCCGCCTGAGGCTCGTCTCCCCGCTTGTCTTATCGGTTCTGTCTGTCTGCCTATTGGCCTTTTCTGGTTCGCCTGGACCAACGATCCTAGCATCCACTGGATGGCCAGTATCGCTGCCGGTGTTCCCTTCGGATTCGGCATGGttcttgtcttcctcagTGTTATGAACTATCTCATTGACTCCTACACCATTTTCGCCGCCTCCGTCCTGGCTGCCAACTCGGTTCTCCGATCTCTCTTCGGTGCTGCATTCCCTCTCTTCACCTCTTACATGTACCAAGACCTCGGTATTCACTGGGCTTCTTCAGTCCCTGCTTTCCTCGCTCTGGCTTGCGTTCCCTTCCCTTTCCTCTTTTACAAGTACGGTGCTTCCATCCGTGAGAAGTGCAAGTTCGCCGCTCAATCTGCTGCTTTCATGCGCAAGCTTCAAAACGACGCTGCTCCCTCAtccgaggaggagaagaatgacGAGACTATTCCAGAGGAGGAGAACTTCGACGACGATGCCTCcactgaggttgaggagccTGCCTACGCTCCTATCACTGCTAGCAGGACACACCACTCTGTACGATCGCACGCCTCTCGTGCATCGCGCGCGTCACGGGCTTCAATGGCCTCGCGTCGCAGGTCGTATGAGGGCAACCCTTACGACATCGACAgagtcaacaccaagcaatCATTCACATAA
- a CDS encoding concanavalin A-like lectin/glucanase domain-containing protein, with protein sequence MHSSLFTLLVVAASAQASCARATRKFSLKTTYDSSNFFDQFYFRDAAYYDSIDPSYGGDPTHGSVNYLGKSKAQSAGLAKTTNGRVYVGVDSANKAKLLGSSKTRHGRDSVRLESKATYGNGLLIADIEHMPGTACGVWPSFWSYNFDEDPVGEIDIIEGINDQSQNVVSLHTCGTCKFTKIGGLDERPNCNNGGTESEQCEDGTNYDGCGSTHASGSYGSAFNKGKGGVYAVWLESDALKIYWFNRQSIPADIKSGNPDPSKWGTPASQFLSGSGCNVGKYFKGQTIIINTAFCGDNIDQGTWNEECKASTGSKTCDDYVTNHPEAFKESYWLFNSIKYYQ encoded by the exons ATGCATTCATCTTTATTCacgttgttggtggtggcggcATCTGCCCAGGCCTCATGTGCCCGGGCCACGCGCAAGTTCTCTCTCAAGACCACTTACGACTCGAGCAACTTCTTTGATCAATTTTACTTCAGAGAT GCTGCTTACTACGATAGCATTGACCCTTCCTACGGAGGGGATCCCACTCACGGATCAGTGAACTACTTGGGCAAAAGCAAAGCTCAATCTGCCGGTCTTGCCAAAACAACCAACGGCCGAGTCTACGTCGGCGTTGACTCTGCGAACAAGGCTAAACTTCTTGGTTCAAGCAAGACCAGACATGGTAGAGACAGTGTCCGTCTAGAGTCTAAGGCTACTTATGGTAATGGCCTTCTGATTGCCGACATTGAGCACATGCCTGGTACTGCTTGTGGTGTTTGGCCATCATT CTGGTCGTacaactttgacgaggaCCCAGTCGGGGAGATTGACATCATCGAGGGGATCAACGACCAAAGCCAAAACGTCGTCTCGTTGCATACATGTGGCACTTGCAAGTTCACCAAGATCGGCGGTCTCGACGAGCGCCCTAACTGCAACAACGGCGGAACTGAGTCTGAGCAATGCGAGGACGGCACGAACTA CGACGGTTGCGGTAGCACTCACGCCTCTGGTTCATACGGATCAGCCTTCAACAAGGGCAAAGGAGGTGTCTATGCTGTTTGGCTTGAGTCAGATGCTCTGAAGATCTACTGGTTCAACCGCCAGAGCATCCCCGCCGACATCAAGTCTGGAAACCCCGATCCCAGCAAATGGGGTACTCCTGCTTCGCAGTTCCTTAGCGGTTCTGGTTGCAATGTTGGAAAGTACTTCAAGGGACAGACCATC ATTATCAACACAGCATTCTGTGGAGACAACATTGACCAAGGCACTTGGAACGAAGAGTGCAAGGCTTCTACTGGATCTAAGACCTGTGATGACTATGTCACTAACCATCCTGAGGCCTTCAAAGAGTCGTACTGGctcttcaactccatcaAGTATTACCAATAG
- a CDS encoding S-adenosyl-L-methionine-dependent methyltransferase, producing the protein MTGSPPTSKSLSPKESSPHEQTAPLEPAGQLEADEGNIADNDSALGENDTGSSTASIASSIYKYRIENGRSYHAYKDGIYVGPNDNSEQDRLDLQHALCLLTFDNQLFLAPIFREGEIPVRRVLDIGTGTGCWAIDFADDYPETTVIGIDLSPIQPSFVPPNVQFQIDDVEEDWTFSEQFDYIYTRFMTVSLGNWPRFFGQSFTHLNPGGWMEVVDILPPTSDDGTMAPETALYKWSKLLLEATEKMGRPFGETMTYKTQMEAAGFRNVTQRVFKWPQNRWPRDPKYKELGSWTLENISSGLDGISSALFTRVLGWSKPQLDVFLIDVRKDLKNPSIHAYWPIYVICGQKPRE; encoded by the exons ATGACAGGGTCACCTCCAACGTCAAAATCCCTTTCTCCAAAGGAATCATCACCCCATGAACAGACAGCACCACTAGAGCCCGCTGGTCAACTCGAGGCAGATGAGGGGAACATCGCCGACAATGATTCAGCCCTGGGCGAAAATGATACTGGGAGCTCCACAGCTTCGATCGCCTCCAGCATTTACAAATACAGAATTGAAAATGGCAGATCATATCATGCCTATAAAGATGGCATCTACGTCGGCCCAAACGATAACTCGGAACAAGACCGCCTGGATCTTCAGCATGCGCTTTGTCTCCTCACTTTTGACAACCAGTTATTCCTCGCGCCCATCTTTCGAGAGGGCGAGATACCCGTGAGACGGGTATTAGACATCGGCACAGGTACAGGGTGCTGGGCAATTGACTTTGCTGATGATTATCCTGAAACCACTGTCATCGGCATTGACTTGAGCCCAATCCAGCCTTCATTCGTGCCGCCTAATGTCCAGTTCCAGATTGATGACGTGGAAGAAGACTGGACATTCTCAGAGCAATTTGATTATATCTATACCAGGTTTATGACGGTCTCGCTCGGCAACTGGCCACGGTTCTTCGGACAAAGTTTCACGCATCTGAATCCAGGTGGCTGGATGGAGGTCGTGGACATCCTTCCCCCAACGTCCGATGATGGCACAATGGCCCCTGAAACGGCTCTATATAAGTGGTCGAAACTTTTGCTTGAAGCTACAGAAAAGATGGGTCGACCTTTTGGTGAAACAATGACCTATAAGACACAGATGGAAGCTGCTGGCTTCCGGAACGTCACACAGCGGGTTTTTAAATGGCCACAAAACCGTTGGCCTAGGGATCCAAAGTATAAAGAACTGG GTTCTTGGACCCTCGAGAATATTTCTAGTGGCCTCGACGGGATTAGTAGTGCTCTCTTCACTAGAGTCCTGGGCTGGTCAAAACCTCAGTTGGATGTTTTCCTGATTGATGTCAGAAAAGATCTCAAGAACCCTTCCATCCACGCATATTGGCCCAT ATACGTCATATGTGGACAAAAGCCTAGAGAGTAG
- a CDS encoding uncharacterized protein (domain of unknown function-domain containing protein), whose translation MEDAERKQRRKLQNRINQRARRNRMNNDDTTKTRAKQQRPTFGVKLWRVDEFGLEAGAANDESSITKQDPRLFLTTIYKGTLSTADIELYSQQLDMHQRLRALTGVASPLSDHLLYLINYNAFRGLFQNKVTLSQVTDHLVLVEGRTEKLDVMVGLKRDAICVETGLDVPPHLRPTALQSTTVHATWIDFIPFPKMRDNLINHHDHFNHRLLVTDIMGDLLEDIMFNKYGEGTGPRGRRLVSRGKHGDYASDRRGMIIWGEPHRMESWEVTPRFLERWGWAVEGCPELMRATNHWRALRGEVPLVFEKQNIGQVENLENSQILRKYIFYSSRPFAIMTIARQSLSSFRRISTVTSALRSQPVLSSYTSIRMNSGKVETPVSSDPNHDKNNPPVTDHSDGAMASLKGAPGKRDASSFEDKNMTEKEKNTNSQNAQEQDGREGSTGEAGHFKKSGRKPKM comes from the exons ATGGAAGATGCTGAGAGAAAGCAGCGGCGTAAGCTGCAAAACAGGATCAACCAACGAGCTCGCC GAAATCGCATGAACAATGATGACACAACCAAAACTCGTGCCAAGCAGCAAAGGCCGACATTCGGAGTCAAGCTCTGGAGGGTGGATGAATTCGGTCTGGAGGCCGGAGCCGCCAATGATGAATCCTCCATCACCAAGCAAGACCCGAGATTGTTTCTTACCACTATATACAAGGGCACATTGAGCACCGCAGATATTGAATTATACAGCCAGCAGCTCGACATGCATCAACGTCTACGGGCATTGACGGGCGTGGCGTCTCCTCTCTCGGACCATCTTCTGTATCTCATAAACTACAATGCTTTCCGAGGGCTTTTTCAGAACAAAGTAACCCTCTCACAGGTGACGGATCATCTTGTACTTGTAGAGGGTCGGACTGAGAAACTGGATGTCATGGTTGGCTTAAAGCGCGATGCTATTTGTGTCGAGACAGGCCTAGATGTACCgcctcatcttcgtcctaCAGCCCTGCAATCAACAACGGTACATGCAACCTGGATCGATTTCATTCCGTTTCCGAAGATGAGAGACAATCTTATCAATCACCATGATCATTTCAATCATCGACTACTTGTCACTGACATAATGGGAGATCTACTGGAAGACATCATGTTCAACAAATATGGAGAGGGCACTGGGCCAAGAGGACGGCGACTTGTGTCAAGAGGCAAACATGGCGACTATGCTTCAGATCGGCGTGGCATGATTATCTGGGGAGAGCCGCATCGTATGGAGAGCTGGGAGGTGACGCCTCGGTTTCTGGAAAGATGGGGATGGGCTGTCGAAGGATGTCCCGAGCTGATGAGGGCAACTAATCATTGGAGAGCGTTAAGAGGTGAAGTCCCATTGGTGTTTGAGAAGCAAAACATAGGACAAGTCGAAAATCTGGA AAATTCTCAGATCCTCCGCAAATACATCTTCTACTCGTCTCGACCCTTCGCAATCATGACCATCGCACGCCAatctctctcctccttcagACGCATCTCGACCGTCACATCCGCGCTTCGATCCCAACCCGTGCTAAGCTCATACACCTCTATCCGCATGAACTCAGGCAAAGTCGAAACCCCAGTGTCTTCCGATCCCAACCACGACAAGAACAATCCACCAGTCACCGATCACTCAGATGGAGCCATGGCGTCGCTGAAGGGTGCACCGGGAAAACGCGATGCGAGCTCGTTCGAAGATAAGAACATGacagagaaggagaagaatacCAACAGTCAGAATGCTCAAGAGCAGGATGGCAGAGAGGGAAGTACTGGCGAGGCAGGCCATTTCAAGAAGTCGGGCAGGAAACCCAAGATGTAA